The genomic stretch CGGGGCAAGCTGAGTTTGGAAGAAGCCGAGCGGCGCATTGACCTGTATTGGCGTCCCTATCACGCGATGTTGCAGCAATTGCTGGATGGTGCGCACCGCCGGCACGGGCAGGCGGTGCTGATTGATTGCCATTCGATGCCGCATGAAGCGATGGACAGTGTCGTGCGCGGCGGGATGAAGCGACCCGATATCGTGCTGGGCGACCGGTTTGGCGCTGCCGCCGGGGGCGAGGTGGTGGACCGGATCGAGGCGGCCTTTGCCGCGGCGGGGTTTGTTGTGACGCGCAATGCGCCCTTTGCAGGGGCCTATATCACGCAGGCCTACGGGCGTCCTTCGCGGGGGCAGCATGCGGTTCAGGTCGAGATTGACCGGTCCTTGTATATGAACGAGGCACTGGTGCGCCCCAACGGGGCGTTTGACGACGTGCGGGCGCGGCTGATGGCGGTGGTGGGCGAGATCACGCAGATCGGTCAGGGACGGATTCCACTGGCCGCCGAATGATCTGACGTGTCGTTACGCTGGTCCCTGTGCGAATTGCAGGTAGCTTTGCCCCGATAGATTTCAGGGGAGAGACGGCGATGGATCTGGATCAGGCAATTTCCGAGCGGCGCAGCATCAGGGGATTCAAACCCGAACCTGTGCCGCGTGCGCTGTTGGAAGAGATTATCGAACTGGCCAACCGTGCGCCGTCGTCGATGAACACCCAGCCCTGGCATTTTCACGTTCTGACCGGTGCGCCGCTGGAAGCCGTGCGCAGGGGCAATTCCGAACGGATGCTGTCGGGCGTGCCGCCGCAACGCGAGATTGTGGATCACGGTGCCTATCAGGGCGTGCACCGCGACCGGCAGGTCGAGATTGCGATCCAGCTGTTCGAGGCGATGGGGATCGAGCGCGACAACAAGGAAAAACGGCAGGATTGGGTGATGCGCGGTTT from Pseudosulfitobacter sp. DSM 107133 encodes the following:
- a CDS encoding N-formylglutamate amidohydrolase; amino-acid sequence: MPKLAYEVIHPDKNTSCVVFASPHSGRDYPWRFLRTTVLNEHQVRSSEDAFVDKLFDCAPRFGASFLKAGAPRAFVDLNRAADELDPALIEGVRPKGHNPRVASGLGVVPRVVANGRAIYRGKLSLEEAERRIDLYWRPYHAMLQQLLDGAHRRHGQAVLIDCHSMPHEAMDSVVRGGMKRPDIVLGDRFGAAAGGEVVDRIEAAFAAAGFVVTRNAPFAGAYITQAYGRPSRGQHAVQVEIDRSLYMNEALVRPNGAFDDVRARLMAVVGEITQIGQGRIPLAAE
- a CDS encoding nitroreductase; translation: MDLDQAISERRSIRGFKPEPVPRALLEEIIELANRAPSSMNTQPWHFHVLTGAPLEAVRRGNSERMLSGVPPQREIVDHGAYQGVHRDRQVEIAIQLFEAMGIERDNKEKRQDWVMRGFRQFDAPVSVVVTFDKELQGGTIAHFDLGAVTYGLVLAAWSRGLGAVINGQGIMQSPVVREHAGIPDDQVILTCVALGWPDEEFSANSVVSRRRDVSETARFVGFD